One genomic region from Bubalus kerabau isolate K-KA32 ecotype Philippines breed swamp buffalo chromosome 7, PCC_UOA_SB_1v2, whole genome shotgun sequence encodes:
- the RASGEF1B gene encoding ras-GEF domain-containing family member 1B: MPQTPPFSAMFDSSGYNRNLYQSAEDSCGGLYYHDNNLLSGSLEALIQHLVPNVDYYPDRTYIFTFLLSSRLFMHPYELMAKVCHLCVEHQRLSDPNSDKNQIRKIAPKILQLLTEWTETFPYDFRDERMMRNLKDLAHRIASGEETYRKNVQQMIQCLIRKLAALSQYEEVLAKISSTSTDRLTVLKTKPQSIQRDIITVCSDPYTLAQQLTHIELERLNYIGPEEFVQAFVQKDPLDNDKSCYSERKKTRNLEAYVEWFNRLSYLVATEICMPVKKKHRARMIEYFIDVARECFNIGNFNSLMAIISGMNMSPVSRLKKTWAKVKTAKFDVLEHQMDPSSNFYNYRTALRGAAQRSLTAHSSREKIVIPFFSLLIKDIYFLNEGCANRLPNGHVNFEKFWELAKQVSEFMTWKQVECPFERDRKILQHLLTVPVFSEDALYLASYESEGPENHIEKDRWKSLRSSLLGRV, encoded by the exons ATGCCTCAGACTCCTCCCTTTTCTGCCATGTTTGACAGCAGTGGTTACAACCGAAACCTCTATCAGTCTGCAGAGGACAGCTGTGGGGGGCTGTATTACCATGACAACAACCTCCTCTCCGGGTCTCTGGAAGCGCTCATCCAGCACTTGGTACCCAATGTGGATTATTATCCGGAT AGAACGTACATATTTACCTTCCTGTTGAGTTCTCGGTTATTTATGCATCCGTATGAGCTAATGGCCAAAGTTTGCCACTTATGTGTTGAGCACCAGAGACTAAGTGATCCCAACAGTGATAAG AATCAGATAAGAAAAATTGCACCGAAAATTCTTCAGCTCCTGACAGAATGGACAGAAACATTTCCTTATGATTTTCGGGATGAAAGAATGATGAGAAACTTAAAAGATCTGGCTCACCGAATAGCCAGTGGCGAGGAG ACATATCGGAAGAATGTCCAGCAGATGATCCAGTGTCTGATCCGCAAGCTGGCCGCACTCAGCCAGTATGAGGAAGTACTGGCCAAAATCAGTTCCACGTCGACAGATCGACTCACAGTTCTCAAGACCAAGCCACAGTCCATCCAAAGGGACAtcatcactgtctgcagtgacccTTACACGTTGGCCCAGCAGCTGACTCACATAGAGCTG GAGAGGCTCAATTACATTGGCCCAGAAGAATTTGTTCAGGCCTTTGTGCAGAAGGACCCTTTGGACAATGACAAG AGTTGCTACAGTGAACGGAAGAAAACACGGAATTTAGAAGCCTACGTGGAATGGTTTAATCGCCTCAGCTACTTGGTTGCTACAGAAATCTGCATG CCTGTAAAGAAGAAGCATCGAGCAAGGATGATTGAGTATTTCATTGACGTGGCTCGGGAGTGCTTTAACATTGGCAACTTCAATTCCTTGATGGCAATAATCT CTGGCATGAACATGAGCCCCGTCTCTCGACTGAAAAAAACTTGGGCCAAAGTGAAGACCGCCAAGTTCGATGTTCTTGAG CATCAAATGGACCCTTCGAGCAATTTCTATAATTATCGAACAGCTCTTCGTGGGGCAGCGCAAAGGTCTTTAACTGCTCATAGCAGCAGAGAGAAG aTTGTGATACCATTCTTCAGTCTGTTAATCAAAGATATTTATTTCCTCAATGAGGGCTGTGCCAACCGCCTTCCCAATGGCCATGTCAACTTTGAG AAATTTTGGGAACTGGCCAAACAAGTGAGTGAATTCATGACGTGGAAACAAGTGGAGTGTCCATTTGAGAGGGACCGGAAGATCTTACAGCATCTGCTCACAGTTCCAGTCTTCAGTGAAGATG CTCTCTACTTGGCATCCTATGAAAGTGAAGGACCTGAAAATCATATAGAGAAAGACAGATGGAAGTCCTTAAG ATCCAGCCTCCTGGGCAGAGTTTAA